One window from the genome of Nicotiana sylvestris chromosome 9, ASM39365v2, whole genome shotgun sequence encodes:
- the LOC104209995 gene encoding uncharacterized protein: protein MLRVVNQKLKKFCFSLRWPIRRRSKTKMKITVKQLGKSNSQVESDKEAANANGSALIHPTNGHELGRSKSGRTIRVATFNAALFSMAPALPKKIDRSASFDFENDDYYSDNLRAKSTNDRPKSILKQSPLHPSKEADTLLKKQAFAKSKLRVSINLPDNEISLKKSGRLSFLGCDSDSERFLGSNICRGKAPIRSTVSMPRIDGQSYTSRRSVVEVLRELNADVLALQDVKAEEEKGMKPLSDLAAALGMNYVFAESWAPEYGNAILSKWPIKSWKIQKIFDDSDFRNVLKATIDVPRVGEFNFYCTHLDHLDENWRMKQINAIIQSSDKPHILAGGLNSLDETDYSPERWTDIVKYYEEMGKPTPKVEIMKHLKSKEYTDAKDFAGECESVVMIAKGQSVQGTCKYGTRVDYILSSSDSPYNFVPGSYSVFSSKGTSDHHIVKVDMVKVDTGSQQYVNKKRRQPKHKVVRITHSNPNKGVWKIDK, encoded by the exons ATGCTAAGAGTTGTCAACCAAAAGCTGAAGAAGTTTTGTTTTAGTCTAAGATGGCCTATACGCCGCCGTTCAAAGACCAAGATGAAGATTACTGTCAAACAGCTAGGAAAATCTAATTCTCAGGTTGAATCAGATAAAGAAGCAGCTAATGCAAATGGGTCTGCACTGATCCATCCCACAAATGGGCATGAATTGGGTCGTTCTAAATCTGGACGTACAATACGTGTAGCTACATTCAATGCTGCCCTTTTCTCTATGGCACCGGCACTTCCCAAGAAGATTGACAGGTCAGCTAGCTTTGACTTTGAAAATGATGATTATTACTCCGATAATTTAAGAGCAAAATCAACAAATGATCGTCCTAAGAGTATCCTCAAACAATCTCCTCTGCATCCTAGTAAAGAAGCTGATACTCTATTAAAGAAGCAAGCTTTTGCTAAATCAAAGTTAAGGGTGTCGATAAATTTACCAGATAATGAAATATCTTTGAAGAAAAGTGGGCGATTAAGCTTTTTGGGATGTGATAGTGATAGTGAGAGGTTTTTGGGAAGTAATATATGCAGGGGAAAAGCTCCTATAAGGTCTACTGTAAGTATGCCACGTATAGATGGTCAGAGTTATACAAGTAGAAGAAGTGTTGTTGAAGTTTTGAGAGAGTTGAATGCTGATGTTTTGGCCTTACAAGATGTTAAAGCAGAGGAGGAGAAAGGTATGAAGCCGTTGTCGGATTTGGCTGCTGCTTTAGGGATGAATTATGTATTTGCAGAGAGCTGGGCGCCTGAGTATGGTAATGCTATTTTGTCAAAGTGGCCCATTAAGTCTTGGAAGATACAAAAGATTTTTGATGACTCCGATTTCAG AAATGTTCTGAAGGCCACAATTGATGTTCCTCGAGTTGGAGAATTCAATTTCTACTGCACTCACCTTGATCACTTGGATGAAAATTGGCGTATGAAGCAGATTAATGCAATAATCCAATCCTCTGATAAGCCACACATTTTAGCCGGGGGATTAAATTCTCTAGACGAAACAGATTACTCTCCTGAAAGATGGACAGATATAGTAAAG TATTATGAAGAAATGGGAAAACCAACACCAAAAGTTGAGATAATGAAGCATTTGAAGAGTAAAGAATATACTGATGCTAAGGATTTTGCTGGGGAATGCGAGTCTGTTGTCATGATTGCCAAAGGACAGA GTGTGCAGGGAACGTGCAAGTATGGAACACGAGTGGATTACATACTCTCATCATCGGATTCACCATATAACTTTGTTCCAGGCTCATACTCAGTTTTCTCCTCAAAAGGAACTTCTGATCACCACATAGTAAAAGTTGATATGGTAAAAGTAGATACTGGTTCTCAACAATATGTCAACAAGAAACGGCGGCAACCAAAACATAAAGTAGTCAGGATTACTCATTCAAATCCAAACAAGGGTGTGTGGAAAATAGACAAATGA